The genomic window TTTTGGTTTGGGAGGCATCTTCGTTCTTGCGGGCTTGATCCGGCAATGGCCCATACTGGAGAAAACCTATATGCAGTTCATTGAAGGGGACGGATACCTGTCGCTGATGCTGGGATTGATCATGATCGTTCTCGGGTTCTCGGTCCGCTTGTTCATGGGTGAGGAAGAAATCCGCTAACCCGTTACGCGGGAGGAAAAATTCCGTACGGAACAGGGTTCAGTCGGCCATAAACCCGTCGTACGACAATATTGGGTCCAGCATCACGCTGGATACCCCCTAATTTTTTTTGAGATTCCTGCTATGAGTGAAGAAGAATTAAAAGGTGAAGGATTTGTAATCAAGGACAAACGCTCCTCGCAAATTTCCGAGGAAGACGCGGCCACTCAGGAGCAGGAGGCGGCAAAAAAACCCGCTTCCCAGAAAGAGACCGTTCACGAACATGCTCCATTTCAACTCGATTTTTCCACCTTTATACTGTCTCTCACGTCTTCCGCTTTTTATCATTTGGGGGATATGCCCGACCCGACCACCGGACAGACCGAAACAAACCTGCCTGCGGTCCAGCAGACCATCGACATGCTTATGATGCTGAAAGAAAAAACCAAGGGCAATCTCACCGCCGATGAGGCCAAACTATTGGAACAATTGATCTATGAGTTGCAGATGAAATACGTTGCGAAAACGAAAAAATAAGACCTTTCAGCCTTCCCCACAACCACCCCTCTATTAATAAAAACAATTTGTAAACCCCAACCTTGGGGTGCTACCCTTTCCATTAAATTATTCGAACCCCAGCCGGGGCTTACCCGGTGTTACTGAACATAAATTCTATGCCCGTACAAACAGACAACATTGGCATGTTCATCAAGGGAATGGCGCAGCCGGATGAACTGATAAAATACATTCAAGCCCGGTTTTCAGAGCAGGAAATTGAGGAAACCTATGCCCGCATGTCCGAGACCGCAAAATCCCTGGCCAAAGATGAAAAGATCACTCCTTTGCAGGCGTTCTGGAAACTTCTGGATCAGGCCTACCGGGAAAAAGCCCCTCCTCTGCAATGCGGAGAAGGTTGCGCCCATTGCTGTTATACCGGGGTCGCGCTCACGCAGATGGAATGGGACGGCATCCTCAATCTGGTGCAGGAAAAAGGCATCGACCTCGAAGCAGTTATCGAACGTTCACAAAAAACCATCCGCAAGGTCCGCGAGGTATTAAAATCCAATAAGAACCTGGACCAGGTCGACTGGCACAACCTGGTCATCAACCAGCCCTGCCCTTTCCTTGGCGAGGATCAGGCCTGCACCATCTACGAAGACCGCCCCCTGGACTGTCGGTTGGTGGTGGCCTTTCGCGGTGTCTGCGAATCCAAAAAACTGGAACACGCCCAACGCGGCGTGGTGGTGGAAGAAGCGGTGGGGTCCACAGTGGTCGCCAAATTGCAACACGATCAAACGCCTAAATTCAGACGCCGAAAATTTAACGGTACCCAGCCGCTGCGCCTGTTTCAACACTGGCTGATCCTGTGGCAGGATAAAAAATCAAAGAAAAAGAAACGATAGAACCCACGCAGTTCCTCAGCATCAATCACCACCGGGTCACAGAAACTATTGAACAGGATCGTTGCCCTATGCCTAAAATCGCTCAACTGACCGCTCCCCGAACCATCGCCATTAAAGAGCGACAACCTTTAAGACCGGCTGATAACGAAGTGGTGATCGGCGTCGAAACCGCCGGCATCTGCGGGACGGATCTTGCCCTGTTTTCCGGCGACTACCCCGTCCCCCTGCCACTGGTGTGCGGTTACGAATTTGTGGGAGTCGTGAAATCCATCGGCGACGGTGTGGACAAACACTGGCTGGGCCGAAGAGTCACAGCCGAGATCAACATTCAAGGTGGTTCGCAGGTGTACTTCTGTTTCTAGCTTCACAACCTCTGGAAGACCGATGTGAGCTTTCTGCCCTCGCAGATAGAAGCGCACAGCACCCCCGACTTTTGAGGTCAGCGCAAGATCTGAAATCCAGACATTTGTATCGAATATGACGATCACGCACCAGGCCTCGGAATGCTAACGACCAAGCTCACAGGCAATTTTGGAGCGCAGCGTAAAAATTGTCCGAGTGTAGCGCCTTGTTATATTTCGTTTTCAAAGAACTCATTCCATCCCGATTTTGTTCTCATTGAAATATTTTTATCCTGAACAAACTTAGCAACATTGGCTAATACCGTTGAGCACTCTTCTTCATTTACTAAAATAAAACCCGGTTTTTCAGGACTTAAAGCGGTATCTCGTTCATTAATTTGCATTTTTTTGATTTTGCTCCGAAAATCCGAATTCCCGAAAACCAAGCATTGATTTTTCTGGTAAGATTTTAAGACCGGGGTGGATTTTCCAATCCCTGAGTCATGTCGTAAGAGAACAGGCTTTACGCAAAATAAAAAAAGGACGCAACCGGGATTATCAACCTATGCAAATAAAGTGGTTTCAATAATAAAACACAATAATTTACATTAAGTTGAATCTTTAATAAAATCCGTTTTTACAAATGAAAATCTGGATGGACGTTTGCTGGGTAACATTTCAAATATTTTGCAAACGAAGGGTAAAAAAAGCATTTAACATAAATACAATGGAAACTTGAAAACCATTTCTACCCAGCCTATAGTGGGGAGGGAAATTTTCAGGAAAGTCCGGTTTTATTTGGGAGTCCAATTTTGACCGAGATATAAATTTAGAACTGCGTTCGGACACGGGCCTCACCTCAGCGTCCGAATTTTTTACGGAGAGTAAACAAATGAGGCTGCCCATTCTCGACAAACTGGATGCGGAACTCCAAAAAACTAAAACGGAATTGAAAGTTGACATTCCTAAAGCATTAAAAACTGCCATGGAACATGGGGATTTGAGTGAAAATGCGGAATTCAAATCCGCAAAAGAGCGGCAAATGTTTCTGGAGAGCCGTTTATCCCAGTTGCAACAAAGAATCAGCGAAGTCATGTCGTTGGATGTAAACCGTATTCCCAAAGACCGGTCCGGCTTGGGAAGCACCTTATTCCTGAAGGACCTCAATACGAAAAAGGAAGTCCAGTATCACCTGGTGTTTCCGGAAGAGGTCAATCCCGATGAAGGCAAAATTTCAGCGGCCTCCCCTGTGGGCAGGGCTCTCCTCGGAAAACAGGAGGGGGATGAGATCACAATTCCTCTTCCAGGACAGCAAAAAGAGTTTGAAATCTTAAAAATAATCACCATCCATGAATCTCATGGTAGCGTTGAAGGATAAATTTTGAATGTCATCCAAGCCCTTAATTTCATTTGAAGAAGTCGCTCAGGAAAGTCCGTTTTTTCTGGACACGGAAAACCGCCCGGACTGGAACGCCGTGTTCGAAAATGACAATCCCCTGCACCTGGAGGTTGGTTTTGGCAATGGAAAATTTCTAATTGAAATGGCCGCCAAGGAACCGGAAACCAATTTTGTCGGGCTGGATTTTTACCACAAGGGCATCCGCAAAGTGATCACTCGGATCAATAAACTGCAAATTAAAAATATCCGCATCATTTACGGAGATGCGCGGGAAAAAATCCCTCTTTATTTCAAAGAGGACGATCTGAACCGCATCTACATCAATTTTCCTGATCCCTGGCCCAAAAAGCGCCATTACAAACGCAGATTGATCAAACCACCCTTTGTTGACATGATAACCGGGAAGTTAATTTCTGACGGAGAAATTCATGTTGCAACCGATAGCGAACCCTACGCTCTGGAAATTCTGGAATTTTTTGAAGCCCACTCCCAGTTAAAAAATAAATTGGGATCCGGAGTCTTTCGAGGCAGCCGGGGGGAGTTGCCCCGATCCAAATACGAGAATAATTTCATCAATGCCGGGGATAAAATCTATTACCTGGATTTCATCAAACATTCTTAACAGGGTCTTTTAGCATTTTTGTAGGCCCCTGAACGCTCTGAGCCAACCACAACTTAATATCCGGAGAAAATGTTGCCAACTGAACGGGTTTTAATCGTAGACGATGAAAAAAATATAGTCAGTTCGCTGAAGGATATTCTTACCGATGAAGGATACGAAGTTTCAGTCGCCAGGGATGGCCTGGGCGCTTTGGAGATGATTCAATCCAATCCTCCCGATCTGATGCTGCTGGATATCTGGCTGCCCGGAATGGACGGCATCGAGGTGTTGAAAACCGTCAAGACCTACCATCCTGAAATTGAAGTTCTGATCATGTCCGGTCACGGCACCATTGACACTGCAGTCCAGGCAACCAAACTCGGCGCGTTTGACTTCATTGAAAAACCTTTCTCCCTGGACAAACTAACTCAATCGGTCGAAAACGTTTTTAAAGAAAAACACAAAACCCACGAAAACCTGGAAAACACTCTGTTGGCACAAGACGACCTTCCTCTCTGTTTTGAAATGATGGTGGAAGTGAAAAAAGCCACCCAACAGGCTTCGCAAAGTAATGACCCCATTTTATTGCTGGGCGAAAAAGGAACGGGAAAAGAGTTCATCGCGTATTGCATACATCGAAAAGGCAAACAGAGCAACCGTCCTTTCATCAAACTGAACTGCGCTGTCCGGCAACCTCAGGACATTCAGACCCATTTGTTCTCCGACGAGAAGAAAAAATCATCTTCCCTAAAAGGGTCCAAAACGTCACCTTTCAATATGCAGGGTTCCGTGGTTTACCTCAGCAACGTTGAGTCCCTGGATAAAGATCTCCAAAAGAGGCTCGTACATGAATTGAAAGGCGAGTCCACCTGTGCATTTCTTCCCGCGCGACTTTTAATCTCCTCATCAAAGAATTTAAAAGTGTTGGCCACCGCCGGACAATTTAATAATGAGTTATTGGACTTATTTGAGAACACCACCATTAAGATCCCGCCCCTACGCGATTATGCGGCCAATATTCCCATGATGGTCAAAGATTATTTTGAGGAATGCGCCGAAAGGGAAAAGTTCGCCACTCCTGTCGTCGAAGAAGAAGCGCTGACGGCTTTGTGCCGTTATGATTGGCCGGAAAATGTGAAGGAACTGCGAGACATCCTGGATAAACTTCTGATCACCGGCTCAACTCAGGGGAAAATTTCATTGCAGAAAATTCTTCCTGAAATTCAAAAACCCCAGAACGGAATCTCCCATAAGGAGTTTGATCATTTTGAATCGTTCCAGGAAGCGGAGCTGACCTGGGAAAAAGGCTTCATCATCCACAACTTGAGAAAAAACGGATGGGACCTGGGAAAAACCTGCAAGGCTCTTAAAACAGACAAAAAACAATTTCAGGAAAAACTGAAGCGGCACTCCATTCGCCTCCCGCAACCCAACGGCAAACAGCCCACCCCTCCTCCCCTGATACAGAGAACTCTCAAGCGAAGTGTGGTTCTTTGCGGAAGCGGGCTCCATTCAGGAATCAAGACCGGGCTCATCCTTCAGCCTCTTCCCCCTGGGAGCGGCATTATTTTTGGAGATATTTCCACAGGGAAAACCATTCCGGCGCGGTTGGAAAATGTGCAGTCTACGGATTACTCAACCTGCCTGAAAAAGGGATTGGTATCCGTGGCCACCATCGAACACATTATGGCGGTTTTACACATGTACCGGATCATCAACCTTCTCATTAAGGTCGGTGACGAGGCCCCGGTGATGGACGGTTCTGCAAAGGATTTTTGTGCGTTGATCGAGGATGGAGAATTCGAGGAGCAGGATGGAATTTACGATGAAATCGTCATCGATAAAACCTACACATTTGGGCCTCATAAAGAAAATGGTCCGATGATTTCCATCGAACCCGCTGACAAGTTTACCGTCAGTTATTACATGAAATATCCCGAGCCCATCGGCACTCAGGATTACACCTTCGTTTTTAATGGAGAGGCCAGTTTTAAAAATGAAATCGCTCCCGCACGCACCTTTGGCTTCATGGAGGACGTGGCGCAGTTGACAAAAATGGGATTTGCCACGGGCGGCAAGCTGGACAACTTTATTCTGCTGGGAGACAAAAAGGTATTGAACACCGAACTGCGGTTTGAGGACGAATTTGCGCGCCATAAGATTCTGGATATTCTGGGCGACTTTTACCTTTTAGGAAAACCCATTCGTGGCCATATCAAAGCCCACAGAACGGGGCACACGCAAAACATCGGGCTGCTGAAAATAATCCAGGAAAATCTGTGCCCGTCCACATGAACAGGGATAATTATTTTCCGGCTGAATGAGAAACCAGTCACTCGCGGACACCGGCTTCCTTCAAAACAGCAACCATTTCTTTGTGTTCAAATTGAGAAGCGATCTTTAAAGCCGTCCAGCCATTTCTGCTTCTTGCGTCAGGGTCAACCCCTTTCTGCAAAAGAAGTCTGGTCAAATCAGGATATCCGCCGGCAACCGCCCCCATTAGAGGTGTCCAGCCTTTTTTGCTGCGGATATGAATATCCGCTCCATGCTGCAATAGCACATGGACCGTTTCAATCTGTCCCCGTTCTGCGGCAACCATCAAAACGGTGGAACCATTTTCCAACCTGACATTGATATCCGCGCCCGAAGCTATCAACTCCTGAACCATCTGTGAGTTTCCCCCCGCAACCGCGCTCATGAGTGCGCTGGCGCCATTTTTACTTTTGGCATTAAGGTCGGCGCCCCGTTCCAGCAACGTCCTGACAAATTCAATATTCCCCAACTGCGCCGCCAACATGAGCGGCGTGCTTCCACCATTACTCTTCGTATTCACATCAGCCTTATGAGCGAGCAAAATTTTTGCGGCTTCCGTTTGGCCATGCTTTGCGGCCTGAGCCAGAGCTGTCCAGCCCTTGTTGTTTTTTGCATGAATGTCAGCCCCACCTTCGATAAGAACTTGCATGCAATCCGTCAACCCCCGTGCAGTTGCCAGGGCCAGTACCGTATCACCGGCGGAATTGATGTTTTCAGGATTCGCCTCATGTTCCAGCAACAGCTTGATGATATCCGACCGCCGGGTGAATACCGCCTGTTGCAAGGGAGTCATCCCCTGCTGGTTTTGGACATTGACATTGGCTTTTCGTTCCACCAATTCATGCACCACGCCAAAATGGTTTTCTCCTATGGCAATCAACAAAGGCGTGGAGCCTCCCTTAATGGTTGACTCCAGATCCGCTCCACGGGCTATCAACCGTTTCACGGTTTCTTCATGGCCATAGCGGACGGCCCTTGCCAACGAACTCCAACCATACATATTCCGGGCATTGATATCCGCCCCTTGATCGAGGAGCATTTTGACTAAACCGTTATCTCCCACTGTGGAGGCCAGAATGAGAGCGGTATCGTCGTAGCGGTTTCTGGCGTTGACCTCGGCCCCCCTGGCCAAAAGAAGATCCGCAATCCGGTGATGTTTTCCCGCCACCGCTACAATAAGAGCGGTACTCCCCTTGGCCGTCCGGGACTCCAGATCCACTCCCTCGGAAAGCAAATTTCCAACCTCTTTATAGTCACCCTGATAAACCGCAGACAATAAATCAGTTTTTTGATCGCTGAAAGCTAAAGGCGGCTGCAAAAAAAGCGTGAACAGGGAAAAAATAATTAAATAGCGCTGTCTATTCATTTTCAACATGATTTCACCGTTCAAGTTCATCAGTTATTATCTGTCAGGCCCCAGAGCCCACAAAAGCTAAGAATCGGCAAGGAAACATTTCCCTCCGTTCCTCTCCAGAACAGGTATCCGAGGTATCTATAAAACTTCGTCTCAGGGATATAACTATTCTAACAGTGAGAGCCAAAAAATTTAATTAAATTATTGTATTTAAATGAGTTTAAAAATATTAGAAAGATATGCGTGGCGGGAAAACACTTCAAAAATCGGGACAAAAACAGTATGCGGGGAAAAAGAAATCCGCCTGCCAGGGAGTTTAAAATCGGCAGGCGGATCGCAAAAAGGGATGGAATTCAAACATGAATTTCGAATTCCACAAATAAAGAGCGGGCAAACCTTGAGTTTATTCCCATTTGTAATAATAATTATTTTTCCCCGATAAACGATCCAAATCAATCATAAGGGCATTGGGAGGCAAATAATTGTCCATCCATTGATTTATCTGAATATTTAATGGTAAGCTCATGTAAAAAGCATGGAATCCCTTGCGATCCGTGCACTTAAAATCTGCCTTTTGAGGGCTTTTTTCAGAAAGTTTGAATGGGATCCAGGGAATTTAAACTTGGGGTACTGGTTTCGGGAAACGGATCCAACCTGCAAGCCATCATAGATCAGATAGAACATGGGGCTCTCACCGCAAAAATTTCCCTGGTCATCAGCAATGTAAAAAACGCTTTTGCTTTGGAACGCGCCGGGAATAGAGGAATTAAAACCGTATTCATCGACCCCAAATCATTTCCGGGCAAAGAGGAGTATGATCAGGCAATGCTGGACCTGCTGAAAGCCGAATCCGTAGATCTCGTTTGCCTCGCCGGGTTCATGCGAATTCTCGGGAAAGAATTCATCCAGGCATTTGCGGGGAAAATAGTTAATATCCATCCTTCGCTGTTGCCTGCATTTCCAGGGTTGCATCCGCAACAACAGGCTTTGGATCATGGAGTCAAGTTTTCTGGATGCACCGTGCATTTTGTCGACGAGGGCGTCGACAGCGGGCCGATCATTCTGCAAAGCGTTGTCCCCATATATGACTCAGATGATAAAGCGGAATTATCCCGACGTATACTAGAGCAGGAACATCTCCTTTACCCCAGGACCATTCAGCTGATCATTGAAGATCGGCTCACCCTGTCTGGAAGAAGGATCACGCAAAAGAAAATTAACCCCTGACCCCACGCTTATCTATATGAAAAAAATCCTTCTCTCCATTTTAATACTGAGCCTCTTTTTTTGTGCCAACAGTTGGGCCGGTGAAGAGCAAACAGCCCTGGATGCCATTCAGAAGCAATACGAATCCGTGAACACGTTCACCGCAAAATTCCTGCAAAAATCGTATGTAAAAACGATGAACCAGGCTCTCGAAGCCAAAGGCGATGTCCTGATCAAGAAACCGGGAAAAATGAAATGGATTTATAACGCCCCGGACCCGCAAGTTCTGGTGAGCGACAACAAGGTGCTTTGGTTATATATTCCCGATGAGAAGCAAGTGACAAAAGCCCCGTTGGACAGTATTTACTCCTCCAACACCCCGGCTTTATTTCTTGCCGGAAAAGGCAAATTATCGGACACCTTCAATGTTGTTAAAGTTTCAAAAGAAAACAACTTGATCCTCGTTGACCTCATTCCCATTGAGGAAGACAACAGCCTGGATCGTCTGGTGCTGTTTGCGGATAATAAAAACTACCAAATCGTCGGATCAAGCGTGTATGATAAATTAGGAAATAAGACAGAGATTCAATTCAGCGACATCAAGGTAAACGTAAAAATCCCGGAGGAGACCTTCCGGTTCAAAATCCCTCAAGATGTAGAGTTGCTGGATTACACCGCCAAATAATAAATCACCAGGAAATCAATAATATGTTCGAATTGTCTGCAATGACCCTCGATGCTTTTATGGGTTTTGGGATCAAGATGCTGATCTTTCTCACCGGCCTCGCGGCCCTGATTTTTGTTCACGAATTAGGGCATTTTCTGGTCGCCATAAAAGTCGGGGTGGTGGTCGAAAAGTTTTCCCTGGGCTTTGGCCCCAAAATATTCAGCGTGACCCGGGGCGGCACAGAGTATCTGCTTTCCGCCATTCCCTTAGGTGGATACGTGAAAATGAAGGGGGAAGATTTTGAAGCCGATTCCGTGGACCAGGAAGGTTCGTTTGCCGGCGCCCCGGTACTGCATCGGCTGGCCATCGCCTTTGCCGGCCCACTCTTTAATATTCTGTTTGCGATTTTCATCTATTGGGGCGTTTATCTGGCCGGGGTGCAAACCCTGGGCCTGGTCACAGGCACCGTCAAACCGGAATCCCCCGCCCAGATAGCAGGCATTCAAGCCGGAGACAAGATCGTTGCCATCGACGGCCAAAAAGTTGAGTTCTGGGATCAACTGCAAAATATTGTTCACGCTTCACCGGGAAAATCTCTCCTTTTTGAAGTAGAAAGGGAAACCAGCCTTCTGACCCTTCCCATCATCCCGGTGACCGAAGAAATCACCGATCTGTTTGGGGACAAGGAGAAAGTGGGGCTCATTGGCATCACGCCTTTGGTGCGGGACATCACCTTTGTCAAGGAGGGCTCAGCCGCCGATCAGGCAGGACTGAAAGTCGGCGACCAGCTTCTTAAAGTCGACGACACACCTATTTTCGGCTGGAGCGACCTCAAACCTGCTGCGGTGGATAAGCCCGGAAAAGAACTGAACTTTCGCGTTCTCAGGGAGGGGGCGGAACTCGTGATTCCTCTGACTCCTGAGTCAAAAGTCGTGGATGATGAAAAAGGCAATAAAGTCGAAATCGGCGTCATCGGCATTGGCATGAGCGGGAAAATGGCCGAGGAAAGCTACGGTCCCCTGGGAGCCATCGGTCGCTCCTTGCAGGAAACAGGACGATTGATTTATCTGATCGCGGTCAGCATCAAGAAAATGATTGCGGGGTCGATTCCCGCCGACACCATTGGTGGCCCCATTTTAATCTTTCAAATTTACGGCGAACAGGCGGAACAAGGGTTCAACGAATTGGTCCGACTGACGGCTTTATTGAGCATCAACCTGGGACTGCTGAATCTTTTGCCGATCCCCATCCTGGACGGCGGGCACATCTTATTTTTTCTCATTGAGATGGTCAAAGGCAAACCTCTCAGTGAGAAGAGCCGGGAGCGGGCACAGCAGGTCGGCCTTTTCATGTTGCTCAGCCTGATGGTGTTTGCTTTTTACAACGATATCATGCGAGTTATCAGCTAGCCTTCAGGACAGTCAATAGATATAATTCCCACTCCGCGAGCTAGAATGGACATCCCTGCCCAGCTTGAAGATCTTAAATCCGTGGCCGCGAAATGTTCCATCGAAATTGAGTTCAGTAATCTGGCTGACGAGGAACTTTCCATTCAAAGCGGACTATGCAAAGTAAAAGGAAATAACCTCATTATTCTGGACAAAAAATTGGAGCCTGAAGAGCAAGTTGTCGTCATCCTGAAAGCCCTGGAAAACTTTGATCTGGAGACCATCTATGTGCCATCATGGATTCGTGAACGTCTGGAAAAACCATAATCATCCGATAGAGACCAATGACTTTACTTAATAACACGCTCCCTGAAATTCGTCGCGGAAAACTCAAATCCCTTTTGCATGCAGGCAAAACCGTCCGTGTCATGGAAGCTCATAACGGATTGAGCGGGATTGTCGCCAACGATGCCAGAGTGGAAGGCATCTGTGATAACACACCGGTCACCCGTGAGTTCGACGCCATTTGGGAAAGCAGTCTGACCGATTCCGCTTCCAAGGGTCACCCCGACATTGAAGTGATCAGCTTTGATTCCCGGTTGCACACCATTCATGAGATTCTTGCGGTCACTCACAAGCCCATGATCGTCGATGGAGATACAGGCGGCGATGCCAACAACTTCGAATACATGGTTACCAAGCTGGAACGCGCGGGGGTTTCTGCGGTCATCATAGAAGACAAGGTGTTTCCCAAAAGAAACAGCCTGGAAGCGGGAACAAAGCAGACTCTGCAGGAACCGGAAATATTCGCGCAAAAAATCCGCCGGGGAAAAAGTGTCCTGGCCACCGATGATTTCATGATCATCGCCCGCCTGGAAAGCCTGATCGCAGGCATGGGTCTGGAAGACGCACTGGAACGTGCAAGAATTTATCTGCTGGCCGGAGTCGATGGGATCATGATCCACTCCAAATCCAAAAGCCCGGATGAAATTCTGAGTTTTGCGGAAAGCTACCGCCATCTTTTGAACGAACTCAAACTCGACAAACCGCTCATCTGCGTTCCCACAACCTACAACACCATCACCGAAGATGAATTGAGCGCCGCCGGTTTCCGTGTCATCATTTATGCCAATCATCTGCTGCGCAGTGCCTATAAATCCATGCTGGAAGTGAGCAAGACCCTTCTCCTCAACCAGAGGTCATTTGAGGCGGACCCTTTGTGCTCGCCAGTCCGTGAAATTTTTAAAGCCGTTGGCTTTCTGGACATCAAGGAAAAAGATCAACAGGACGAACTCTCGACCAATCTGCCGGTCATCATTCCCGCCGCCGGGGAAGACCCGCATTTTAAACCGCTGCTAAACGGCAAGCCCAAAGCCATGATGGAAATCGCCGGAATGACCCTCCTTGACCGGCAAATCGACACACTGAATAAGGGAAACCTCAACGACATCACCGTCGTTGCCGGCTACGCCGCGGACCAGATGAAGGCCGAAGGTGCGACGATTTTAAAAAATTCGGCTTATAAAAATGGCTCCATGTTGCACAGCATTTTTACGGCCAGGGAAAAGATGAATAACGGCTTCCTCATGCTGTACTCGGACATCCTTCTGGAAAATCATATCGTCACCAAATTGACGGATTGCCGGGAAGATATCGTGCTGGTGGCGGACAACACCATTCAATATCAGCGGGCAGAAGATGGAAAAGTGCTGGATTTCATCATCAGCAAACACAAGCATCAACCCAGCCGCCGACGCATCAGCGTCGATTACGAAAACAGCATTGCCAAGATCGGCAACAAGATCAACCCGGAAACCGCAACCCATGAGTTTATTGGGCTGGCAAAATTTTCAAAAACCGGAGCCGAGCAGTTTATCCAGACCTATCAGGATTGCGTACAAAACTATAAAGGGAAATTCCAGGAAGCCGCTGATATAGCGGATTTCACCTTCACGGATTTGATCCAGGAAATGATCGATCGCGGATTTGTCATCCATTTTCTGGAAATTCACAAAGGCTGGCTGGAGATTCACCGGGAAGAAGACATTGCCCTGGCCAACAAATTCCTGTAAGACAACACTCTCACTCAAATTTATACGTCTTAAAGAAAGAAACAAGGTTTATGCATTATTCCAAAATGTTCCTTCCCACACTCAAGGAATCCCCCGCAGATGCGGAAGTTATCAGTCACAAGTTGATGGTGCGGGCAGGAATGGTCCGCCAGGTGGCGTCAGGAATCTATTCCATTCTTCCGCTGGGTCTTAGAGTCCTTAAAAAAGTAGAACAAATCATTCGCGAGGAAATGAACCGCATTGCAGGCCAGGAAGTCTACCTTCCCAGCATCCAACCGGCGGAACTCTGGCAGGAAAGCGGACGCTGGGATTTTTATGGCAAAGAACTCCTGAGAATCCAGGACCGGCACAATCGGCAATTTTGCTATGGGCCGACGCATGAAGAAATCATCACCGACATTGTCAGAAAAGAGGTCAAGTCCTACCGCCAGCTTCCCCTCCTAATGTACCAAATTCAAACCAAATTCCGGGACGAGGTCCGTCCCCGTTACGGCATCATGCGCGGGCGCGAGTTCATGATGAAAGACGCTTACAGCTTTCATGCCGACGACGCCGATGCCCAGAAAACCTATAAGAATGTGGCCGGTGCCTACACGAACATTTTTCAGCGCTGTGGGTTGGAGTTTAAAATGGTCGAAGCCGATTCCGGGAACATCGGTGGCAACTTCTCGCATGAATTTGCCGTATTGGCCGACTCAGGAGAAGACCATATCGGTTTTTGCGATTCCTGCGACTACGCTTCCAACCTCGAACTCGCCGAAGCCAAGGCCCCCTCTCCCCCCGCCGCCACGCCCTCCCAATTGGACGAACTCATAGAAGTTGTAACTCCAGGGAAAAAGTCGGTGAAGGACGTTTCCGAATTTTTATCAATCCAGCCCCGACAAATTGTCAAAACCATCCTGTTTGAATCCGATCAGGGCCTGATCGCCGCTCTGGTCCGTGGGGATCACGAGATCA from Nitrospinota bacterium includes these protein-coding regions:
- a CDS encoding proline--tRNA ligase — encoded protein: MHYSKMFLPTLKESPADAEVISHKLMVRAGMVRQVASGIYSILPLGLRVLKKVEQIIREEMNRIAGQEVYLPSIQPAELWQESGRWDFYGKELLRIQDRHNRQFCYGPTHEEIITDIVRKEVKSYRQLPLLMYQIQTKFRDEVRPRYGIMRGREFMMKDAYSFHADDADAQKTYKNVAGAYTNIFQRCGLEFKMVEADSGNIGGNFSHEFAVLADSGEDHIGFCDSCDYASNLELAEAKAPSPPAATPSQLDELIEVVTPGKKSVKDVSEFLSIQPRQIVKTILFESDQGLIAALVRGDHEINPIKLKNLVGAEWMHPAAEKIIAEQAAVPCGFVGPVGLKMKIVADREVEVLHNFVTGANKMDTHFTGVQMGRDFKTEKIADIRQVIEGEPCPRCASGTYKVKRGIEVGHIFILGTKYSKAMNAVFLDHNGKENQIVMGCYGVGVGRTAAAAIEQNHDDNGIIWPVAISPFAVHIIPTNYSVDAIKNACDSAYKALLDQNLEVLLDDRPDRLGVKLKDADLLGIPLQMIIGPKNLEAGKVEIKIRKTSESELYEFPEVLEKIPEILKSLSS